A stretch of Planococcus citri chromosome 5, ihPlaCitr1.1, whole genome shotgun sequence DNA encodes these proteins:
- the LOC135847506 gene encoding maltase 1-like: protein MKFVLLLFPSLIIISDVFALDKEWWKHANIYEIYLRSFKDSDGDGIGDINGLISKLDYLVYIGVDTLYLTPFYPSSMADGGYDITDYKEIDSVYGTMEDFEQLMKEMNKKGLHLVIDLVINHSSDEHEWFQKSINKTAPYTDYYVWANPKGYDSNGKPIPPNNWFSVEAFRESGSAWTWNVKRKQFYLHQMIKKQPDLNLRNEALKAEIKSIMKFWLEKGVSGFRVDVPMLFMEDEQLRDNPPPRLDADILTVFAECEYTINQPDTFRFINELNVFLQQYDRKSRRKIQTVFIGETYGQVEIVMKYYGTKRFPVFNMPLNYRFVGMTGYLDAYQLRDFLRAWLDKLPKHMHSNWALGNHDFGRAAHYFNTEYNSILLALVTTLRGTLVVYFGEELSMGANNLVIKDDLRNPHRSPMHWDDTRNACFTFGEKSWLPVHPNYWRHNVQTQKTNENSSLNYFKDLTSLRKTDTVKHGDLKFHIVSKWVMAYSRTYKGISYIVVMNLGTETQPMDLYDDVTNVINSTTLTIVACSPNSGYKKGYEMKTTPNYPTASLLRPHSVVVLSSR from the exons ATGAAATTCGTGCTACTTTTATTTCCCTCATTGATCATTATTTCCGATGTCTTTGCTTTGGATAAGGAATGGTGGAAACACGCCAACATTTACGAAATATATCTGAGATCGTTCAAAGACAGCGATGGCGATGGAATCGGTGATATCAATGGCCTCATTTCCAAACTGGACTACCTGGTTTATATTGGAGTGGATACCCTGTACTTGACACCATTTTACCCTTCTTCGATGGCTGATGGTGGTTACGATATAACAGATTACAAAGAAATTGATTCTGTTTATGGAACTATGGAAGATTTTGAACAGCTCATgaaagaaatgaacaaaaaag GTTTGCATCTCGTTATCGACTTGGTTATAAATCACAGCAGTGATGAACACGAATGGTTTCAAAAGTCAATAAATAAAACCGCTCCGTACACCGATTACTACGTTTGGGCCAATCCAAAAGGATATGATTCGAATGGAAAACCTATCCCACCGAATAATTGG TTCAGTGTTGAAGCATTTAGAGAGAGTGGAAGTGCTTGGACTTGGAACGTGAAAAGGAAACAGTTTTATCTCCATcaaatgataaaaaaacaaCCAGATTTGAATTTAAGAAATGAAGCACTCAAAGCAGaaataaaa AGcatcatgaaattttggctagaaaAAGGTGTGTCAGGATTTCGAGTCGATGTACCGATGCTGTTCATGGAAGACGAACAACTTCGAGATAATCCACCACCGAGGCTCGATGCAGACATATTGACAGTATTTGCTGAATGCGAATATACTATTAATCAACCAGATACATTCAGGTTCATAAACGAATTGAATGTATTTCTTCAGCAATACGATCGAAAGAGTAGAAGGAAAATTCAAAC AGTATTTATTGGAGAAACGTACGGACAAGTGGAGATAGTAATGAAGTACTATGGAACAAAACGATTCCCAGTATTTAACATGCCTCTTAATTATCGTTTCGTCGGCATGACCGGATATCTGGACGCTTATCAACTTCGTGATTTTCTTCGAGCTTGGTTGGATAAACTTCCAAAACATATGCACTCGAACTGGGca ctagGTAATCACGATTTTGGTAGAGCTGCGCACTATTTCAACACTGAATACAACTCCATTCTATTGGCATTGGTAACCACGTTACGGGGAACACTCGTCGTATATTTTGGTGAAGAACTTAGCATGGGAGCGAACAATCTAGTCATAAAAGATGATTTGAGAAATCCTCATCGTTCACCAATGCATTGGGATGATACAAGAAATGCAT GTTTcacttttggtgaaaaatcttGGCTCCCGGTACATCCGAATTACTGGCGTCACAATGTACAAACTCAAAAAACCAACGAAAACAGCAGCTTGAATTACTTCAAAGATTTGACATCTCTTCGAAAAACTGACACGGTCAAGCATGGTGATTTGAAGTTCCACATCGTATCCAAATGGGTGATGGCCTATTCCAGAACTTACAAAGGGATCAGTTACATCGTAGTGATGAATTTGGGAACGGAAACACAGCCCATGGACTTATACGATGACGTCACAAATGTCATTAATTCAACAACTCTGACCATTGTGGCTTGCAGTCCAAATTCCGGATACAAGAAAGg aTATGAAATGAAAACGACGCCGAATTATCCCACAGCATCCCTTCTCAGACCTCATTCTGTTGTAGTGCTGAGCTCCAGGTGA
- the LOC135847508 gene encoding maltase A1-like yields MKFWLEKGVSGFRVDAPMLFMEDEQLRDNPPPKLDANIFTVFGECERTLNHPDTFRFINELNVFLQQYDRKSRKKIQLETVMKYYGTKRFPVFNLPLNYRFVGLAGYLDAYQLRDFLRAWLDKVPKNMHINWALGNHDFGRVAHYFNTEYNSILLALVTMLPGTLVIYFGEELTMGANNLVINDDIYLRNPHRSPMHWDDTRNAGFTSGEKSWLPVHPNYWHYNVQTQKTYENSSLNYFKDLTSLRKTDTVKYGDLKFHIVSKWVMAYSRTYKGTSYIVVMNLGTETQPIDLYDATNNISTTLTVVACSPNSGYKKGYEMKTTPNYPTASLLRPHSVVVLSSM; encoded by the exons atgaaattttggctagaaaAAGGTGTATCAGGATTTCGAGTCGATGCACCGATGCTGTTCATGGAAGACGAACAACTTCGAGATAATCCACCACCCAAGCTTGATGCAAACATATTCACAGTATTTGGAGAATGCGAACGTACTTTAAACCATCCAGATACATTCAGGTTCATAAACGAATTGAATGTATTTCTTCAGCAATACGATCGAAAGAGtagaaagaaaattcaattggaGACAGTAATGAAGTACTATGGAACAAAACGATTCCCAGTATTTAACCTGCCTCTAAATTATCGTTTCGTCGGCCTGGCCGGATATCTGGACGCTTATCAACTTCGCGATTTTCTTCGAGCTTGGTTGgataaagttccaaaaaatatgcACATTAACTGGGCA ctgGGTAACCACGATTTTGGTAGAGTTGCGCATTATTTCAACACTGAATACAACTCCATTCTATTGGCATTGGTAACCATGTTACCAGGAACACTCGTCATATATTTTGGCGAAGAACTTACCATGGGAGCGAACAATCTAGTCATAAATGATGATATTTATTTGAGAAATCCTCATCGTTCACCGATGCATTGGGATGATACAAGAAATGCAG GTTTCACTTCTGGTGAAAAATCTTGGCTCCCGGTGCATCCAAATTACTGGCATTACAACGTGCAAACTCAAAAAACCTACGAAAACAGCAGCTTGAACTATTTCAAAGATTTAACATCTCTTCGAAAAACTGACACGGTGAAATACGGTGATTTGAAGTTCCACATCGTATCCAAATGGGTGATGGCTTATTCCAGAACTTACAAAGGAACCAGTTACATCGTAGTGATGAATTTGGGAACAGAAACTCAGCCCATAGATTTATACGATGCCACGAATAACATTTCAACAACTCTGACGGTAGTGGCTTGCAGTCCAAATTCTGGATACAAGAAAgg ATATGAAATGAAAACGACGCCGAATTATCCCACTGCATCCCTTCTCAGACCACATTCTGTTGTTGTACTAAGCTCCATGTGA
- the LOC135847507 gene encoding probable maltase: protein MTNKKMKFVQILFSSLVIAGVFGSDNEWWKHANIYEIYLRSFKDSDGDGIGDIKGLIFKLDYLVDIGVDTVYLTPFYPSSMADGGYDITDYKGIDSVYGTMQDFEELMKEMNAKGLHLVIDLVINHSSDEHEWFQKSINKIAPYSDYYIWANPKGNDWNGKPIPPNNWFSLGSIHDSGSAWTWNENRKQFYLHQMITKQPDLNLRNEDVKAEIKNIMKFWLEKGVSGFRVDAPMMFMEDEQLRDNPTVPPDANMFTVFSFCEYTYNHPDTFRFIGELNVFLQQFDRKSRRKNQTVFIGETYGSMETVIKYYGTKRYPLFNLPLNYFSVELLGRYLDAHQLHNNLQTWLDKVPKNMQSSWALGNHDFGRVAHYFTSEYNSILLALVTMLPGASVIYYGEELTMGANKLVPNNDPYMRSPFRSPMHWDDTRNSGFTSGGNAWLPVHPNYWHSNVQTQKTYENSSLNYFKDLTSLRKTDTLKYGDLKFHIVSKWVMAYSRTYKGTSYIIVMNLGTETQPIDLYDVVNNISTILTVVACSPNSGYKKGYEMKTTPNYPTASLLRPHSVVVLSSK from the exons ATgactaacaaaaaaatgaaattcgtgcaaattttattttcatcattggtCATTGCCGGTGTTTTTGGTTCGGATAATGAATGGTGGAAACATGCCAACATTTACGAAATATATCTGAGATCGTTTAAAGACAGCGATGGCGATGGAATCGGCGACATTAAAGGTCTTATTTTCAAACTGGACTACCTGGTTGATATTGGAGTGGATACTGTATACCTGACTCCATTTTACCCTTCTTCGATGGCTGATGGTGGTTACGATATAACAGATTACAAAGGAATTGATTCAGTTTATGGAACTATGCAAGACTTTGAAGAGCTGATGAAAGAAATGAACGCTAAAG gtCTTCATCTTGTCATCGACTTAGTTATAAATCACAGCAGCGATGAGCACGAATGGTTTCAAaagtcaataaataaaatagctCCATACTCCGATTACTACATTTGGGCCAATCCAAAAGGTAACGATTGGAATGGCAAACCTATCCCACCAAATAATTGG TTCAGTTTGGGATCAATACACGATAGCGGAAGTGCTTGGACGTGGAACGAGAATAGAAAACAGTTCTACCTTCATCAAATGATAACAAAACAACCAGATTTAAATTTAAGGAATGAAGATGTCAAAGCGGAAATAAAA AACATAATGAAGTTTTGGCTGGAAAAAGGTGTGTCAGGATTTCGAGTGGATGCACCAATGATGTTCATGGAAGACGAACAACTCAGAGATAATCCAACAGTACCTCCTGATGCAAACATGTTCACAGTTTTCAGCTTTTGCGAATACACTTACAATCACCCAGATACATTCAGATTCATAGGCGAACTAAACGTATTTCTTCAACAATTTGATCGAAAGAGCAGAAGGAAAAATCAAAC GGTATTCATCGGAGAAACATATGGATCAATGGAGACAGTAATCAAGTACTACGGAACAAAACGTTACCCACTATTTAATTTGCCTCTGAATTACTTTTCCGTTGAATTATTGGGTCGATATCTAGATGCTCATCAGCTTCACAATAACCTTCAAACTTGGTTAgataaagttccaaaaaatatgcAGTCAAGTTGGGCA CTGGGTAATCACGATTTTGGTAGAGTTGCGCATTATTTCACCTCTGAATATAACTCCATTCTATTGGCATTGGTAACCATGTTACCCGGAGCATCTGTCATATATTATGGCGAAGAACTTACCATGGGAGCGAACAAGCTAGTTCCAAATAATGATCCCTACATGAGAAGTCCTTTTCGCTCACCAATGCATTGGGATGATACGAGAAATTCAG GTTTCACCTCTGGTGGAAACGCTTGGCTACCAGTACATCCAAATTACTGGCATTCAAATGTACAAACTCAAAAAACCTACGAAAACAGCAGTTTGAACTATTTCAAAGATTTGACATCTCTTCGGAAAACTGACACTTTGAAATATGGTGATTTGAAGTTCCACATCGTATCCAAATGGGTGATGGCCTATTCCAGAACTTACAAAGGGACCAGTTACATCATAGTGATGAATTTGGGAACAGAAACTCAGCCCATAGATTTATACGATGTCGTGAATAACATTTCAACAATTCTGACTGTTGTGGCTTGCAGTCCGAATTCTGGATACAAGAAAGG GTATGAAATGAAAACGACGCCGAATTATCCCACAGCATCCCTTCTCAGACCACATTCTGTTGTTGTGCTAAGCTCCAAGTAA